The window CAATGATTCGAATTCGTTAATTGTCACGGAAACACATGATGAACTGTAGCTCAAATCTCATGTAGAATAATAGATCAGGTAAAGATAGcttgtgattatatatatatatatatatatatatatatatgtatgtatatgtatatgtatattgtgtgtgtgttgtacGGATCCACAGTTTTATTCAGCATgaattattatataatacatatattcagtatgatatatatatatatatataattcattctGGATAAAGTTGTGTCCGGATCTAAATTCAAACTCAAGTCAGAAATAAACCGATCCATAATTCGTTGCCGACGTGATAGTAAATGACATATTTGCCCTTTACGTGTGGCTTCTACGCACATCGAAATCGCTTGCCGCCCACCATTAGCTGCAATATATGACCAAATCGCGCTGCACATGTCGTCGGCATATCCTTCTCTGCTTTTCTTCCTCTTCGCCCCTCCCCCACGTTAAAAGTCGACCTTAATCTCGCCGGCATGTCTGTTGTTACAGCGCACTCGGAAGCGCACGGAGAGTCACACCGCCCCAAAAGCGCTCCACGTTTGGCTGTAAAGCTGCGGACTTCCAGCCATAATGGCCTCGGCACTCTTCTAAAGGGTGTGTACTCCTACCACACTCCCTGCAAGCAAGCAGGAGAAGGACATGCGTTGTGGCATCTCAAGTTCATCAATTGATGAAATCAAATAATACACTTTTCATGCTGAATATTAGCAGTCATCATAATTGTGTTCTCCATCTTTCATTCAGTAGTTCCCTGTTTCTGATTTGCTTTTAGTTTCTGAGAGGAGGATGCGGTTTATGTTTTTGATCCCACCACCATCTTTATCGACAATCCCAACCTTTTCTGCTTCCTACCAACCTTTCACCTCTCTTTGTTTGTCTCCcactatcctcctcctcctcctcctcgggacATAAAGAAATCTGGAGGCTGGAGCTTTACGTTTCCTATCCGTAAGAAACCGCAGAATTAGCTCATGCTCTTCATGTGGATCAAGCTCTACTTATCTAGTAGTCCATCACAAAGTGTTCTTCTTCCATCGAGAGTGTAGTTTGCAGATGGGCAATCATCGATTTAGGTTATCTGACATGATGCCTGGCTCCTGGTTCTACAAGCTCAAGGATATAGGCAGATCAACCAGACGCCAGAGCATCCACAACACCATGAAGCGAAGTCATCCTCATACATCTTCGCCACCCAGAGAACTGGCTCAACTCCCTCGAAGATCCTCCTACTACGTCTCCACCAGAGAAAGAACAGAGGGGTTTCCTCGTTCTCCTGTCAACCACAAGGCCTCAGACACTCATTTCCCCGCATTATCTCCGAGAAAGACCAGAGCAAACATCCAAAGGAAGGCTACAGAGTCTGAAAGCACATCGTATCGTGACTACGTTGATCGATGCCATGAAAATTCCTCCACGGATGACAACACCATGGGCACCATGAGTGGAGACTTGGAAGTACTGTCGGAGCTTAAACTACCACCAATTCTGACGAAACCGATAAAGGATGTCCATGACGATGACGCACCGGACAAGACTTGCGTTCTTCGGGAGCACAGGAAGCGGATTGGAAGGAGACCAGAGGTCAGAGCTTATCGCACTCCACGCCTCGCCGGTCTCCAGGCTTACAGGAACCGTAAGTCATCAGTGCAACAGAGCAAGGCATTACTGGGGAGCTTGGTGGTGGTGAAGTCGTCCTCGGATCCGCAAAGGGATTTCAGGGAGTCGATTGTGGAAATGATCATCGGAAACAACATTCGATCGCCGAAGGAAATGGAGGAGCTGCTAGCGTGCTACTTATCGTTGAATTCGTGGAAGTATCACAGTCTCATTGTCAAGGAGTTCCAACAAATCTGGCTCGAATTCAGCTCCACTTAGATTGTG of the Musa acuminata AAA Group cultivar baxijiao chromosome BXJ2-10, Cavendish_Baxijiao_AAA, whole genome shotgun sequence genome contains:
- the LOC135626028 gene encoding transcription repressor OFP4-like, which translates into the protein MGNHRFRLSDMMPGSWFYKLKDIGRSTRRQSIHNTMKRSHPHTSSPPRELAQLPRRSSYYVSTRERTEGFPRSPVNHKASDTHFPALSPRKTRANIQRKATESESTSYRDYVDRCHENSSTDDNTMGTMSGDLEVLSELKLPPILTKPIKDVHDDDAPDKTCVLREHRKRIGRRPEVRAYRTPRLAGLQAYRNRKSSVQQSKALLGSLVVVKSSSDPQRDFRESIVEMIIGNNIRSPKEMEELLACYLSLNSWKYHSLIVKEFQQIWLEFSST